The stretch of DNA TAAATGTCGCTGCCACGGGCACGCAGATCCGCCGGTTGATCGGGTCGCCGAGGTGCACGATCCGCACGTCAGCCCCATAGGCCTGGTGCATGGTATCCTCGCGGATCACCTCTTCCGGGGGCCCCATGGCAAGAATTCTCTGGTCTTTGAGGATTGCGACCCTGCTCGATGTCAGGAGTGCATGGTCAGGAAAATGGGTCGCAACAACAATGGTCATCCCGTCCTCTGCGAGTCCCCTGATGACATCGAGCACCCGTATCTGGTTGCCGAGGTCCAGGTGCGACGTCGGTTCGTCGAGGAGGAGGATCCCCGGACGCTGCGCGATCGCCCGCGCGATCAGGACCAGCTGCCACTCGCCGCCGCTGATCCCGGTGCACGGTCGTTCGGCGAGGTGGGAGATCCCGACCCTGTCCAGGGCATCGGCGGCGATGGCTTCGTCATCTCCCGATGGGGCCGCAAAGACGCTGAGGTGCGACGCTCTGCCCATCAGGACGATGTCCCTGACCAGGAACGGGAACGGTGAGACCTGTGTCTGCGGAACAAATCCGATCCGCCGGGCGATCTCGTGCGGCTGCATCTCTGAGATATCCCGCCCATCGAGGACGACCCGGCCGTGCGAGGGGGCGATGAGCCCGCCCATGCACTTGAGGAGCGTGGACTTCCCGGTCCCGTTCGGGCCGAGGAGAGAGTATACGCCACCATCCTCCACCGTGAACGAGATCTCGGCAAAGACCGCTGAACCGCCAGGGTAGCTGAATGTGACGCCTTCCAGACCGATGCTGCTCCCCATGCCTACCACCCCGGGTTGTTCCGCCTGAGCAGCACCGCAAAGATCGGCGCCCCGATGATCGCGGTCAGGATCCCGATCGGGATCTCAGAGGGGGCTGCCGTCCTCGCAACGGTGTCGACGGCGATCAGGAACGCTCCGCCCAGGAGAACCGAGACGGGCAGAAGGTAGCGGTTGTCCGGGCCGACGAGCATCCGCCCCATGTGCGGGATGACGAGCCCGATCCACCCGATGATCCCGCTCATGCAGACCGCTGCAGCGGTGATCACCGTCGAGAGGAGGATGATCACCAGCTTTAAATGCTCGGTGTTCACCCCGAGTGCCCGCGCCTCCTCATCGCCCATGGTAAGGACGTTTATCCGCCATCTGACCACGAGCAGCCCGGCGATCGAGACGGCGATGATCGGACCGAGGACCATCAGGTCAGGCGCCGAGACGTGGTTGAGCGACCCGAGCAGCCAGAAGACGATCGCCGGCATCTTGTTCATCGGGTCGGCCACATACTTCACCATCGAGGTGAGAGCCGAGAAGAGCGAGGCGATCACGATGCCCGAGAGGACGAGCATCAGGATCGGCGTTGTGCTCCTGACCCGGCTGAGGCCGTAGGCCGCCCCCACGGCGAGCAGGCCGAAGACGAACGAGAGGACCTGGACAAGCACGAGGCTGTCCGAGATGAGGATGCCGATCGCCGCCCCGAAACCAGCCCCGGCCGCCACACCCAGGATCTGCGAGGAGACCAGGGGGTTCCTGAACATCCCCTGGAACGAGGCCCCGCTGACGGCGAGACCGGCCCCTACGAGAAGGCCTGCGATGATCCGCGGTATGCGGACGTTAACGACGGCTGAGGCCGCTGTGGGCGTCCAGGTCTCCTCGATCGGGAAGACCGAGCTCAGGACCACCGCAATCACCGTATCAGGCGGGACCATATACCGCCCGGCCATCAGGGCGATGAACGCGACAATGCCGAGGACGCCGAGCAGGAGCACCTGGACGGTGCCGGGGTGCTGCTCGCCCCAGCTCCTGCTCTGGACCTGTTTCGGCGTGGCCGTCCCGGTTGCCCGGGCGCCTTCACCGGCATGCACGCCCCGGCCGTCCGCAGGTTTCAGACTCATCAGGACTGCTTCACCTGGCCGAATGTCACACTTCCGTAGGTGCCGTCGATGACCTTCTGCGCCTGCTCATCGCTGATGGTGTACCCGAAGATCTCGGCGTAGAAATCCTTCACCCGGTCGGTGAGCGGCACATCGTCGAAGCGGTCGGGGTAGGCTGCGTAGGCAAGCCAGAGTGGGTAGAGAACGGCGGACTCGGCAGACGGGCGGCTCCAGAGGAAGAGTCCGGTCGGTTCTTTGTAGATTCTGCCTTCTTTGACGGCACGGAGTTCTTTCCAGCGGGCGTCAGCCGCAAGGTCGGCAGGACGGCCGGTATCGATGATGATGATATACGGGTCGACAGCGAGGACCTGCTCCATCGAGATCTCGTTGATGCCGGAGTGCATTCCCTCCTGCTGCCCCTGCGTAGTCTCGATGGCGGATACAGCGTTTGTGCAGCCTGCAGCATCGGTCCACTCGGTGAAGAACGTGTCGCCTCCGAGCGTCTGGAGGTGGCTCACGCCCTCGCCGAGGAAGACGGTGACCCGCTCGTCTTCGGGGATATCTGCGGTGCGCTCACGGAGGAATGCAAGGGTGTCATCAAGGTAATTGATATAGGCCTGCGCTCGTTCGGGTTTCTGGAAGACCTCGCCCATGAAGACGATCTCCCGCCGCATCTCATCGAACCCATCGCTCATCGTTCCGGAGAGGTAGATGACCGGGATGTCGGTATGGGACTCCACGATCTCCCCGTCGACATCGAATGCGATGACGCAGCCGGGGTTCGTGACCAGGAGTTCTTCGATGTTCACGTTGCCGTTCGTCGTGCGCGGTGCCGGTTTATTGACGATGCCCGGGTCCATCTCCTGCATCATCTCCATCATCTGCGGCCCTTTCGTGACGGCAGTGACACTGGCGTTCGCACCGAGGAGGTAGGGCACCTGGCTGATGGGACCGCCAAAGACACCGAACGTCGCCCCTTCAGAGGGGAGCACGATCTGGTTCCCCTCCATATCGGTGATCGTCCGGGTTCCGGGCGTAGCGCCCTGATCCCCCGATGTTGTCGTTGTGCAACCGCAACAGAGCAGACCTGCTGCGAGGATAAGCATACAGAAAACGAAACTCACTCTTCTCATAAATTCACCTTCAATCTGGCATTTAGCGGGAAAAACTGGTTTTTATGGACACTCCCGCTGAATTTATGAGAGTTAATTCTCGAATAATAAAAAAGTTATCTTTTTCATGAAGTTAATTTTATTTAGTTAACTGAACCGGAATTCTAGAGGGATCAGGGCGGAACACGCAGAAGATCCGTCCTCTGGTGCTCGATCCGCCCCTCCCGACCGGTCACAAACACCGCTTTCTGTGCTCACGCTCCTATTCCCGTGGAGAGGTGCAGATCGCGTGAGCCAGTGGTGTCCCTTCCCCCTTATCCCGTCAGGGAGGTCACCTGCCAGCCCTCAGGGGACGAAGATCCGGAGAGCGCGCAAAAGAGATCCAGGCGTTGATTCATCGCAGGTGACGGAAAACAGGTTCAAAGCCAGAGAAAGACGAAGGAAAAACTGGCTTTGTAGAATCATCACTTTTCCGGATGCGAGCATGATTCATTCGCCTTTCCCTATCTTCGCGCTGGGGGCTCTGCCCCCGGACCCCCGCGCGCATGATTGCTCCTGACATGCGGGGAAGGGCCAGGCTGAGCATCTATCGATGAAAAATTATGGATAGGCGTGCTGGCGTGTTTTACCGTTCCCGCCCCCATCGCAGTTCTATGGGGCGGTAAGCCCCCCCGGCAGGGGCCTGCTCGATCTTCAGGAACCCTCACGTTCTCGGTGCGAAGATGCGATAATTACTCAGGGTGGAGAGGACACCGCGCCGGGGGTTGCACCCCCGGACCCCTGCATACGATTGTCCCGAATATGCGGGGACGGGAGAGGCGGAGAATCTGTCGATGAAAACGGATGTACCGGCGAGCCGGCGTGGTTTTCCCATCCCTGCCCCAATCGCTGTTTTGCGGCGCACACATTTCCCATCTGCTCACGGAAACTGCCAGGGAGTGGCTTCGTCCAGACCATCTCGTCGCCTGGTTCCACGATAAAGGGGAAGATCTATGACTAACCTCACCAGGGCAAATTCAAGCGATCTCGATCGTAGTTGGAGGGGATCTTTTCAACAGGGCCCCGAAAAAGTATATTTTCCGGTGGAAGATACTACCGTGTCAGGCAAAACGAGGATCTCAATTGTCAAAAAACTCACAGAAAATGAGAGCACATAAACAGTACTTAAAAAACATTGATAAAATTGCTTGGAGTGCCCCAGCCCGGATTTGAACCGGGGACAACCAGATCTTCAGTCTGGCGCTCTCCCAGTCTGAGCTACTAGGGCGACCTATACATGTTGTCATTTCAGATTAATAAACCGTGCGGTTCCCACCGCCGCCCTTATTATGCCACCGCCCCCAGAATGTAGGTAATGGTAAGTGTCATTGACGGACGGAAGACCACCGACGAGGACCTCACCGGCGCCGTCACCGGAAGAAAGGCAGGAATCGTCCACCTCACCCACAACGATCTCGACGCCGCCGGCGCCGACGCCATCCACCGGATGAAATACGGGACGATCACGACGATCTTCTCCTCGGTCGGCAGGTACTCTGCGATCTTCGCCCTGATCGCCACCCTGCCCGGAAAAGGGGACATCCTCTCCATCTCCGACCTCGGCTACCAGAGCGCGATCGAGGAGACGGTGAAGGCGGCGGCAGAAAATGGGTGGCGGATCGAGTGGCGGGATCACCACCGCTGGACCGACGCCGAGGCAGACGGGGTCAGGCCGCACTGCGCTCTCCTCCACATCGACACCTCGGTCTGCGCCACCGCCGTCGCCGCCCGCGACCTGATGCCCGGCGACGCAAAGGCCGAAAAAGTCGCCCGCCTCGTCTGCGACTACGACCTCTGGAAAAAGGAGGATCCGCAGGCCGACGTCCTCGGACAGGTCACCCAGCGCCGCCAGCACCTCACCTATGTCAGGAACCTCCTCGCTCAGGGGAAGGTCACCGACCGGCGCGTGGAGGGGATCTACGCCGAGATCCGCGCGGGGATGGACGCCGATATCGGGGCGAGCATCAGGCAGGCAAAGATCTACGGAAAAAAATACCGGATCGCCTTCGCTCCGCTCCACGGCTACCCGAGCGAGACGGCACACGCGATCAGGGACGCCATGAAAACCGACATCGAGGTGATCGTCTCCGGGAACGGTCGGTTCTCGATCAGGTCGGTCCCGCCGGTCAGTCACCTCATCGCCCGCCACTACGGCGGCGGCGGCCACCCGAACGCCGCCGGCGGGACGTTCTCCTTCAACCTGATCGACCGCTTCCTCTTCTGGCTCCTCAAACGGAACCGCCACTTCAACGACCTGGCCAGGATCGCCGAAACTATCTGAGGATATACGCCCCGGCACGGAGAAGGGCCCAGCGGTCCTCCTCACCCTCCGCCGTATAACCCCCGGCCGTGATCTCCTCGGGGTCGAAATACGCTACGGCCGCCGCCAGGTCCTCAGGGGTCGGGTGCAGGAGGGAGAGTTCCCGCACCTCATACCGCTCTGCAAGCGCCTCCAGACGGGAGAGCGCCCCCGGGTCGAGGGGGAGGAGGCCCTGGTGTTCGAGGAGGGCTTCGAGACAGCGAACATCCCGCACCGTCGGGAAAAACACGACTTTTTTCCCGGCCAGACCTTCCAGTTCGGTATCGACGACCCTTCCAGCAATGAGCACATGGCCCCCGGCGCCGGCGTCCCGCATTTCCCGTATCAGCAGGCGGAAGGCCCGCATGACATCCTCTTCCATCTCGTCGGGATCGCCGTAGCAGGCGTCCTCGAGTTTGAGAAGGGACGGGGCGGGCAGGGCGAACCTGACGCCCTTCTGGCGCCGCACCAGAAACCGCACGTCCTCCAGCACGGCCGAGGGCTCGACGCCGACCTCCCCGGTCACCCGCCGCCCCTCGACGCCGGCCAGGCATTCGAGCAGGCGTTCGCCATAGAAGAGCCCGCCGGCACAGGGCAGATCGATCCCCTCCTGAAGGGCGAGCGAGCGTTCCAGTTGAAACGACAGAATGTCGCCGCCGATACCGCGGCGGGCCGGGAGCATGCGGGCGAGGTCGCATGCCTCCGGCGCCCCGGCTTCTGCACCGAAGGCGCGGGTCCTGACCGGGATCTTTTTCATGACAAGAGAATAGCCCCTGGCCCATATAGACCTGATGAAGAGAAAGGCAGATGAAAGAGGCCGACCCAGGGGTGATCATGGAAGATGACTTCTCGATCAGGAGAATGGAGCGCGAAGACGTCGATTTCGCCATCGGGCTTGCACGGAATGAAGGCTGGAACCCGGGCATCCACGACGCCGATGCCTTCTATGCCCAGGACCCGGACGGCTTTCTCATCGGCGAGGTCGACAGCGAACCCGTTGCCTGCGCCTCCATGGTGCGCTACAACAACACCTTCGCTTTCTGGGGCCTCCTGATCGTGAGGGAGGAACACCGCGGGCGCGGTTACGGGCTTGCCATCTCGAACGCCGCCCTCGACCACGCCGGGGATCGGATCATCGGCGGCGACGGCGTCGTCGCCATGCAGCAGAAGTACCGCGACCGCCTCGGCTTTGAGATCCTCTACCGGAACATACGCTACCGGGGCATCGGCGGGGGTGAAGCACCAGAAGAACTCATCCAGGCATCTGAGATCCCCTTCAACGACCTCTGCGCCTACGACGCCACGATCTTCTCAGCGCCCCGGCCCCGTTTCCTCAGGCCATGGCTCTCCCAGGAAGACGCCACCGCCCTCGCCTCCACCGGCCCTGACGGCGAGGTCAGGGGCTACGGCGTCATCAGACGATGCTTCGACGGGCACAAGATCGGCCCGATCTTCGCCGAAACCCCGGCAATCGCCGCCGCCCTCCTGGACGGCCTCACCGCCGCCGTTCCGGGCGAAACGTTCTTCTTCGATGTCCCCGAACCCAATGCCGCCGCCGTCGCCCTCGCACAGGAGCGAAAGATGGAGACGGTATTCGAGACCGCCAGGATCTACCGGGGAGGAGCGCCCGCCGTCCCTCTGGAACAGGTGTTCGGCGTCACCACCTTCGAACTCGGGTGAACCGTTTAAATAATCTATGTATATCTTCACCACCAAGAGGATACGAATGAGTGGCAAACCGTTGCTGGTGACATGCGGCCTCCCCTATACAAACGGCCCCTGTCACCTCGGGCATCTGCGGACCTATGTCCCGGCCGATTTTTACGTCAGGTACCTCCGCCGCTGCGGCGAGGACGTGGTCTTCATCTGCGGGTCAGACAACCATGGGACGCCGATCGTGATCAGCGCCGAGCAGGAGGGAGTGAGCCCGCGGGACCTTGCCCTGCGCTACCACGACCACTTCGACCAGACCTTCAAACGGATGGAGATCGCCTTCGATCATTTCGGGATGACCGACGATCAGGCCAACCACCACCGCACGCAGTCGATGGTCAGGGCCCTCATCGACAACGGCTATGTCTACGCCGAGAAGATCCAGCAGAGTTACTGCCAGAAATGCAAGCGCTTCCTCCCCGACCGCTACGTCGAGGGGATCTGCCCGTACTGCGGGGCCAGTGCGCGGGGCGACGAGTGCGACCGCGGCTGCGGCCGCCACCTCGAACCCGGCGAGATCAAAAACCCGGTCTGCAAGGTCTGCGGTTCTCCGGCCGAGATGCGCGAGCAGGAGCATTTCTTCTTCAAACTCGGCGAGTTCAGGCAGTACCTGCTGGACTACCTCGAAGGGCTCTCGGGCACCTCAAACGCCCGAAACTACGCCATCGGCTGGGTAAGAGACGAACTCCACGACTGGTGCATCACCCGCACCCTCGACTGGGGCGTGAAGTTCCCGGGCAGGACCGATCTTGTGGTCTACGTCTGGGTGGACGCACCCATCGGCTACATCTCCTTCACCGAGGAGTGGGCGGAAAAGACCGGAAACGACTGGAAGCGCTACTGGTGCGGTGACGGCGAGATCACGCACTTCATCGGGAGCGACATCATCTACCACCACTGCATCTTCTGGCCTGCCCTGCTCAAGGGAGCAGGATACGGCACGCCCCATGCGGTCGTCGCCTCGGGCATGGTGAAGATTGACGACCAGAAGTTCTCGAAGTCGAGGGGCTATGTCGTCTGGACAAATGACGACTACCTCGACCAGGGCCTCCCGGCAGACTACCTCCGCTACTACCTCCTCTCGTACACCAGCCACACCAAGGAGCTGAACTTCTCCTGGCAGGTCTTCCAGGAGCGGGCGAACGCCGAGATCGTCAACACCCTGGGCAACTTCCTGTACCGCACCCTGCACTTCGCCCACAAGTTCTTCGACGGCGTGCCCGATGTACAGCCGGGCGAGGAAGCGATGGCGGCGATCGGCCGGTGCCTCGACGAGGTCGACGCCGCCGTCCGCGGCTACGAGTTCAAGAGCGCCGTCGAAGCGATCATGGCGCTTGCGGCCTACGGCAACACCTACATCCAGAACACCGCACCCTGGAAACTCGTCAAGACCGACCGGGCCGCCGCTGCGCAGGTGATCGCCGACGGCCTCCAGATCGCAAAGGCCCTCACCCTCCTCATCGAGCCGGTGATGCCCGACGCCGCCGGGCGGGCATGGGCGATGCTCGGCCAGAGCGACGCCGTTTCCGCCCACTGCATCGGCGAGGCGACCGCACCTCTCACGGCAGGTCCCCTCCCAAAACCCGACCCCCTGTTTGCCAAACTCGAAGACGACCGCGTGGCGGTGCTCGAAGAACTCCTCCAGAAACGTGTGCGTGAAGCAAAAATGAGAGAAACACAACCCCAGGAAGAGACCGGCGAGGTCTCGATCGACGACTTTGCAACAATGGACCTCCGGGTCGCCCGCGTGATCAGCGCCGAGGCGGTAAAGGGCTCGAAGAAACTGCTGAGGATCATCGTCGACCTCGGCGGCGAAGAGCGCCAGGTCGTCTCCGGCATCGCCCAATTCTACACCCCGGAAGACCTCGTTGGTACCCTGGTCGTCATGATCGCAAACCTCAAGCCGGCAAAGATCTTCGGGATCGAGAGCCGGGGCATGATCCTGGCCGCCGGCGACGAGGCCTCCCTGCTGATCCCCCGCCGTGACGTGGCGCCCGGGACAAAGATCAGATAACACTTTTTTTTGATCTTCGCTCTTTCGCGTGGGTAGCCTGCCAAGGTCCGTTCCCTCTCCCCAATCGCAATGGGCCGGGGGTTTCGGGGGGCGGCCAGACTCCCCCCGTACAGGCCCAACGATCCTCCGTCCCGGGTAAGCAGACTAACCTGCCTTCTCCCCGCACGAGGAATGGACCGGGAAGGCAGGACAATAACCAGAAGGGACCACACACATCCCCCCAATCGTACCTGGCGGGGGCTCCGGGGCGGCATTCCCCAGGCACAGAATATCTATGGCGTTCTCTTCATGAAGCGATCGCTCCTCCGAGAAGGTAATCCGACCGGATTCAGGTCGGCCCTTCCTACAGCGCCACGCTGAGTTCAGAGGCGACCGCATCGTCACGCAGGGGCACGATCTCGATCATCCATATGCCCCGCGGTTCAAAGGGTTCGACGCTCTCAATATATGTCCGGGTGAAGACCATCTCAGTATCGTCGGTGATCCAGTATTCCGGCACTCCGGCCTCGGGGCGGCGATAGTGAAAGATATACCATACCTCGCTCTCCGACGACCCGACAACCCCTCTCCCGACGGCGTGATACATGCCGTCGGGATCGACCAGATAGATCCGGGCGTTGCAGAGATCGCCCCCATCCGGGCAGGGGGCGGTGATCTGGATCACAGGTCCGCCCTGGATCCCGGTCGTGACGGCTACTGCCCCGAACCCCGATGCAACGGCGTCACAGGGCCTGGAGAGATCGACAAGGAGGGGATAGCCGAACAGAATCACTGCCGAGATGAGACAGAGAAGAAGGGTGATGCCCCGCGGAGATTTCACCATGATGCTCTGTCTATCAAAAATATATGCCTTACAGAATCGAACGGGCCTGGAGGGATTCGAACCCTCGGCGTCCGGGTTAGAAGCCCGGCGCTATGTCCTGGCTAAGCCACAGGCCCAGCTGCCCAATACTTTTCGCACTCCAGGATAATAAAACTGTTGAAAAAACAATTCAGACGGCGCGATAATGCGCCGCCATAACAACATCGACCTCGGTCGGGTGGCAGAGAGAACCGGCGCTCACCGACTTCACCATCGAATTACCGCAGTATCTGACCTGTACTCTGGCTGAAAGCCGCTCGCGCTCCTCGTAATACACCGGGTGGATAATGTCGATCATCCGCTTCATCGTGATGTTGACCGAGAGCACCTTCACGATAATGCCCATATCGCCCGGCGAGATGTCCTCAAGATCGACGCTCGTGAGAAAGAGATGGGTGTCAGGCCCGGGTTCAAGGGAGGCGACGGCGACGACATTGTTTGCGCTCTGCAACTCGATGGTCCGGGGTTTTCCCATCTTCAGCTCCCCAATCACGGTACTGGAGATCCCTGTTAACGCAGTAATCTTCATCTCTGATCACCCGTACATCGGCAGGTTCTCTTTCTTCTGCATCGGCTCCGCGCTCTGGACTTCCTCTGCGAGTTTGTGCATCGTCGCCTCGATCTCCTCAGCCTGTTCGAGCAGGGGATCGATATCGATCTCAAGTCCGTAGATGACCTTGAGCACATTCAGGGCGGCTGCCGCCGATCTGGGGTCAGGCGTGGCGACCGTTTCGCCGAGGAAGCCGTAACCTGGAATATTCCGGATCTTGCACTCGGTGAGGACGCTCCCGGCGATCCCGGAGATGCTCCCCATCGGGAGTATGACCGTATGATCAGTGATCCGCTCCAGCATCTCCTCCTGCGTGGCGACGCCGAAAACACGTTTTTCCGGCTCGTTGGTGACGATACCGGCGATGGTGGCTACCTCTCGCACCGGAAAGGTGGAAAGCCAGTCGATGATGCCGTT from Methanofollis liminatans DSM 4140 encodes:
- a CDS encoding ABC transporter ATP-binding protein, with the translated sequence MGSSIGLEGVTFSYPGGSAVFAEISFTVEDGGVYSLLGPNGTGKSTLLKCMGGLIAPSHGRVVLDGRDISEMQPHEIARRIGFVPQTQVSPFPFLVRDIVLMGRASHLSVFAAPSGDDEAIAADALDRVGISHLAERPCTGISGGEWQLVLIARAIAQRPGILLLDEPTSHLDLGNQIRVLDVIRGLAEDGMTIVVATHFPDHALLTSSRVAILKDQRILAMGPPEEVIREDTMHQAYGADVRIVHLGDPINRRICVPVAATFRRGTP
- a CDS encoding FecCD family ABC transporter permease, encoding MSLKPADGRGVHAGEGARATGTATPKQVQSRSWGEQHPGTVQVLLLGVLGIVAFIALMAGRYMVPPDTVIAVVLSSVFPIEETWTPTAASAVVNVRIPRIIAGLLVGAGLAVSGASFQGMFRNPLVSSQILGVAAGAGFGAAIGILISDSLVLVQVLSFVFGLLAVGAAYGLSRVRSTTPILMLVLSGIVIASLFSALTSMVKYVADPMNKMPAIVFWLLGSLNHVSAPDLMVLGPIIAVSIAGLLVVRWRINVLTMGDEEARALGVNTEHLKLVIILLSTVITAAAVCMSGIIGWIGLVIPHMGRMLVGPDNRYLLPVSVLLGGAFLIAVDTVARTAAPSEIPIGILTAIIGAPIFAVLLRRNNPGW
- a CDS encoding ABC transporter substrate-binding protein, with the translated sequence MLILAAGLLCCGCTTTTSGDQGATPGTRTITDMEGNQIVLPSEGATFGVFGGPISQVPYLLGANASVTAVTKGPQMMEMMQEMDPGIVNKPAPRTTNGNVNIEELLVTNPGCVIAFDVDGEIVESHTDIPVIYLSGTMSDGFDEMRREIVFMGEVFQKPERAQAYINYLDDTLAFLRERTADIPEDERVTVFLGEGVSHLQTLGGDTFFTEWTDAAGCTNAVSAIETTQGQQEGMHSGINEISMEQVLAVDPYIIIIDTGRPADLAADARWKELRAVKEGRIYKEPTGLFLWSRPSAESAVLYPLWLAYAAYPDRFDDVPLTDRVKDFYAEIFGYTISDEQAQKVIDGTYGSVTFGQVKQS
- a CDS encoding DHH family phosphoesterase, giving the protein MVSVIDGRKTTDEDLTGAVTGRKAGIVHLTHNDLDAAGADAIHRMKYGTITTIFSSVGRYSAIFALIATLPGKGDILSISDLGYQSAIEETVKAAAENGWRIEWRDHHRWTDAEADGVRPHCALLHIDTSVCATAVAARDLMPGDAKAEKVARLVCDYDLWKKEDPQADVLGQVTQRRQHLTYVRNLLAQGKVTDRRVEGIYAEIRAGMDADIGASIRQAKIYGKKYRIAFAPLHGYPSETAHAIRDAMKTDIEVIVSGNGRFSIRSVPPVSHLIARHYGGGGHPNAAGGTFSFNLIDRFLFWLLKRNRHFNDLARIAETI
- a CDS encoding GNAT family N-acetyltransferase is translated as MKEADPGVIMEDDFSIRRMEREDVDFAIGLARNEGWNPGIHDADAFYAQDPDGFLIGEVDSEPVACASMVRYNNTFAFWGLLIVREEHRGRGYGLAISNAALDHAGDRIIGGDGVVAMQQKYRDRLGFEILYRNIRYRGIGGGEAPEELIQASEIPFNDLCAYDATIFSAPRPRFLRPWLSQEDATALASTGPDGEVRGYGVIRRCFDGHKIGPIFAETPAIAAALLDGLTAAVPGETFFFDVPEPNAAAVALAQERKMETVFETARIYRGGAPAVPLEQVFGVTTFELG
- the metG gene encoding methionine--tRNA ligase — translated: MSGKPLLVTCGLPYTNGPCHLGHLRTYVPADFYVRYLRRCGEDVVFICGSDNHGTPIVISAEQEGVSPRDLALRYHDHFDQTFKRMEIAFDHFGMTDDQANHHRTQSMVRALIDNGYVYAEKIQQSYCQKCKRFLPDRYVEGICPYCGASARGDECDRGCGRHLEPGEIKNPVCKVCGSPAEMREQEHFFFKLGEFRQYLLDYLEGLSGTSNARNYAIGWVRDELHDWCITRTLDWGVKFPGRTDLVVYVWVDAPIGYISFTEEWAEKTGNDWKRYWCGDGEITHFIGSDIIYHHCIFWPALLKGAGYGTPHAVVASGMVKIDDQKFSKSRGYVVWTNDDYLDQGLPADYLRYYLLSYTSHTKELNFSWQVFQERANAEIVNTLGNFLYRTLHFAHKFFDGVPDVQPGEEAMAAIGRCLDEVDAAVRGYEFKSAVEAIMALAAYGNTYIQNTAPWKLVKTDRAAAAQVIADGLQIAKALTLLIEPVMPDAAGRAWAMLGQSDAVSAHCIGEATAPLTAGPLPKPDPLFAKLEDDRVAVLEELLQKRVREAKMRETQPQEETGEVSIDDFATMDLRVARVISAEAVKGSKKLLRIIVDLGGEERQVVSGIAQFYTPEDLVGTLVVMIANLKPAKIFGIESRGMILAAGDEASLLIPRRDVAPGTKIR
- a CDS encoding DUF473 domain-containing protein; its protein translation is MKITALTGISSTVIGELKMGKPRTIELQSANNVVAVASLEPGPDTHLFLTSVDLEDISPGDMGIIVKVLSVNITMKRMIDIIHPVYYEERERLSARVQVRYCGNSMVKSVSAGSLCHPTEVDVVMAAHYRAV
- a CDS encoding proteasome assembly chaperone family protein translates to MFLLYAVYGNVMTVEPEIKITSKPLSGENPIVLMGFPGSGLVGSIALQYLVEQMEFNQIGNITSKYFPPVAMMAKGVINVPVRIYENEETVAIVADIPIHPMICYEVANGIIDWLSTFPVREVATIAGIVTNEPEKRVFGVATQEEMLERITDHTVILPMGSISGIAGSVLTECKIRNIPGYGFLGETVATPDPRSAAAALNVLKVIYGLEIDIDPLLEQAEEIEATMHKLAEEVQSAEPMQKKENLPMYG